One Astyanax mexicanus isolate ESR-SI-001 chromosome 3, AstMex3_surface, whole genome shotgun sequence genomic region harbors:
- the LOC111196960 gene encoding GTPase IMAP family member 8-like, whose product MRETLRCVSLCDPGVHAFLLVLPEGRLTDEDKGELEKIQMIFGTKFRKHTIVLITQSSQNKPLDQDSESLVKTYGQTYHSISSNTEAEEVIQSVRNLLKENRGSLFTAVMYAAAQIEAHLKYKRKNKDVKQEISELKLSSSNQIQGTEDLRIVLLGKTGVGKSATGNTILQKEFFKELIYDESVTSICQKESAEVQKRLVTVIDTPGLFDTSISNEEIIKEIAKCITMAAPGPHVFLLVLTVGRFTPEDEEVVKMIQDLFGEESRTYTMVLFTRGDDVRRMSIEYYIKCSSRRLQNIINQCGNRYHMFNNRNPADQTQVTDLLEKIDSMVACLCTVSTVVGAVVYDCVVGYTCVTSAGVN is encoded by the exons ATGCGGGAGACTCtccgctgtgtctctctctgtgatccTGGAGTTCATGCTTTTCTCCTCGTCCTGCCTGAGGGACGTCTCACTGATGAAGATAAAGGAGAACTGGAGAAGATCCAGATGATCTTTGGAACAAAATTCAGAAAGCACACTATAGTCCTGATCACTCAGTCCTCTCAGAACAAACCACTAGACCAGGACAGTGAGAGTTTGGTCAAAACCTACGGACAAACATATCATTCAATCAGCTCCAACACAGAAGCAGAAGAGGTGATTCAGAGTGTCAGAAATCTACTGAAAGAAAACAGAGGAAGTCTGTTCACAGCGGTCATGTATGCAGCTGCACAGATAGAAGCACATCTCAAATacaagagaaaaaataaagatgTGAAACAAGAAATCAGCGAACTCAAACTGAGCAGCAGCAATCAAATACAGG GTACAGAAGATCTAAGAATTGTTCTCCTGGGGAAGACTGGAGTGGGAAAGAGTGCTACAGGAAACACCATCCTGCAGAAAGAGTTTTTTAAAGAGTTAATTTACGATGAGTCAGTTACCAGCATCTGTCAGAAAGAATCAGCTGAGGTCCAAAAGAGACTGGTCACTGTGATCGACACTCCAGGACTGTTTGATACGAGTATTTCTAATGAAGAAATCATAAAGGAAATCGCTAAATGTATCACCATGGCTGCACCAGGTCCACACGTCTTTCTGCTGGTGCTGACAGTGGGACGCTTCACACCAGAAGACGAAGAAGTAGTGAAGATGATCCAAGATCTGTTTGGTGAAGAATCCAGAACATACACCATGGTGCTCTTCACCAGAGGAGATGATGTGAGGAGAATGAGCattgaatattatattaaatgttcCAGCCGCAGGTTACAAAACATCATTAACCAGTGTGGAAACAGATACCACATGTTCAACAACAGAAATCCTGCAGACCAAACCCAGGTCACTGATCTACTGGAGAAGATCGACTCCATGGTGGCA TGTTTGTGCACAGTCAGCACTGTTGTAGGTGCGGTTGTGTATGACTGTGTGGTAGGCTACACTTGTGTCACCTCAGCTGGTGTAAACTAG